The region ACCGCCGAGGGCATCAATTCCAAAATTCAGATGCTCAAGAGCAATGCCAGAGGCTTGCCAAATTTCCGCTCCCTCCGCACTCGCGTCCTCTTCCACTGCGGCCGTCTCGACCTCTCTCCACACACAGTTTGAAGCAGAACCCTAGGTAAGAAGTTCGGCGTGACGTGGAAAGGCCGTGATTACAACCCCTCCAACTGGCAACTAGCCGACGGCATCAATAAAGCACTTTCCACCGCCAATGGATCTCTCTATGCCCTGACAGCCGCCGTCTGCTGTTCCATGGGATTCCTCCCCCAGCTGGGATTCGTCCATCAAGCCGGAACACTCCCTTTCGTCTACGATGTCGCCGATCTCTACAAACACGAAACCTCGTGGCCTGCCGCCTTCGAGGCAGCCTCCATCGAGCCCAATCCTCCCTCCTCTCTCACGAGGAAAATCCTCAAAAGAAACATCGAAACCACGCGTATGCTCCAGCGCATGCCTGAGGACTTGAAAGCACTCTTCGAAGGACTCCCCGGCCAAGAATCAACAACCCCATCACCACACCCTCTACAACCGGAAACTTGACTCCGAGATGACAGTCCTCGTAGCAAACGACACGCCACCGGCAATCCGAGGACATTTGAAGCGCTGGTTTATTGAGCCTACGCCCAATGTCTTCGTTGGCACAATGAACGTCAGAACTTACCGGAAAGTCCTCGATTTTGTTCTCCGCCACGCAGGCACCGAATTTGGCCTGCTTGCAATCACCTCTGCACCCAACTGCCAAGGCTATCAGCTTGAGCGAATTGGCCCTACAGGCAAATCAGGGCGCAATGAGGTCAACTTATCCGGCATTCCTCTGATTGCAGAGAAATGGGAAGCCGATGACTGCCCGTTTTGAATAGCAAGCAGGGACATTTTGACACGGCCTTGAATACCACCAAATTTCTACTGCAGCCCGCATAACTCACTGAATTACCAGAGCTTTCCCCACACACGTGGGGATGACCCGGCAGCTTCCCCTATGGAGGCCTTCTCAGCCAAGCTTTCCCCACACACGTGGGGATGACCCGCAATGGTTTGTCAGTTTGCTTCTTCAATCATTGCTTTCCCCACACACGTGTGGATGACCCGCCACCCGCCCCCTTGACCGCTACAGGCGGCAAGCTTTCCCCACACACGTGGATCGGCAGTGACGGCCTCGTCGCTTTCCCCACACAGGTGGGGATGACCCGATTTTGTCTCGCTGGGGTCAGTCGCTGGGGTCAGTCAACAAATCCTGAATCAAGCTGCGTTAGTCGATCACTGCCTTCACACCCACCACTGATGGCCTGCGCAATCAGCATCCGGCAAAAGGGATCGCCATGATGGTCGGGCAAGCTCGCGATCAACTTGCAGTGCGCAGGCTCCACCCCCAGGAGCCTGAAACCAAAAGCTTGCACCATGCTCGGAATCCTCTTCTCCCAATCCTCTACCAGAGGAAGATCAAATCCTATCCCGCCAATTCTGAGGCCAATTTCCTAGAACGAAACCACAGAATAAAAGATCTCCTCGGCATCATCCATCGCCCGGCCAGCCGACCCCGACAGTCGTGAATCGCCAACAAACCACCACAAGAGCGCATGAGTATCCAGCAACAACCGCATCAGTCTTCCTCTTGTCCCGAACTCTCAAAGACCCCGGTGATTTCTGCATCCAGCGCATCTCGGTTGGTCAGATACTCCACCGCCTCGTCTGAGATCACCCCCCGTCCGACTCCAAAACCATCCGAAGGCTTCTTCTTCTCCGGCTCCTCCTTCACCAGTCGCGCCACCGGCTTATCCCGCCGCGCAATGATCACCTCTTCCCCCGCCTCCACGGCGGCGATCAGCTTGCAGAGATTCGTCTTGGCTTCGTGAATCGTGACCAACATGGTTCTGTCTTAGCTAAGTAAGCTAAATGATCCAAGCGAAAGTTCATTGACTTGCTTGGATCAGGTCAACCACGCTGAACATCGAGACAGCCCTTAATACCAACCTCCACAATTCACTGGAAGAATGGAGGGAAGGTGTTGTGGGGAAGAGGCGCTGAAGCGCGGGGAAGGAAGAGCCGGAGTCTTTCGAGCCAGCCCAGCGTTGCTCCTCGGTTACGGTGCCTGCACCGCGCCCTCGTCGCGCCTTGGTCTGGCCCAAAATCCACTCGGCCATTCTACCAGCCAATTCTGCAGCTTGGTATAAGGGTTTACTTTTATCAAATTCCAAACACAAACCGCACAGGAAAATCGTCCCCACCGTTTTTCGTGCTGTTAGCAATATCACGCTCGGTGCCGACGGGCGCATCATTAAGCTGACCTCCACCCGCGGCACCTCCCTCCACGACCTTTCTTGTGAATGATCTGATGACCTTGCAGGAGGCGATCAAGGTCGGACGCGCCTCTCTCCAGCGCTTGGGCGAGTCCCTCATTCTGGCGGCTGCCCTCAAAGGCGGACTCTCCCTCCTCTCCTCAAAAAATCTTCAGCGAAACCACTCCAAGGCCTCTGGAACGGGGCGGCTCGCCGCCTTCAAGGCCTGGATCATTCGTTCGGCTGTGGCCCGTGGTGTCCAGACTTGATCTTTCCGCGGTATGAGATCTTTACCCTGCTCGTTCAAGAATCGCATGACTTGGTAATTCCAAGCGGGCTCCCCGAATTGCTCCAAAATTTTCCGGTCGTAGCCAGGCTGGTTGTTGAAAATGGCCACCGGCACAAAGGCCTCTTCCAGCGCTTGCACAATGAGCGGATGACTGAGGGTTTCTCGCCCATACTGGACGCAACCCTGGTACCCCGGCACCTCCTGAAAGAGCAAACAAATCGGCTTGCCCGTTTCACGGGACTGCCTGAGCGCCTCCTCATAGTTTCGCAACCACGCCACCTGGCCTAGCTCCCGGTGGGGGGCTGCCGGGAGAACGGTAGGAACAGCCAACAAAAGAGAGAAATAGAAGCACAGCGCAGAGAAAGAAAGAGATCGCATGGTGTGAGTGAATGATTCAGGTTCCCGCCGAGAGGAAGGTGAGCTCGATGGCTTCCATGAACCAGAGCTTGCAGCGAAGTCTTTCATTCCAGAGGAAAAGCGCCGTCTTCATGTTTACTGAAACCTGAAACCCAAAACCTGCCCTCCTTTCTATCATACCAAGCTGCATAATTGGCTGGTAGAATGGCCGAGTGGATTTCGGGCCAGACCAAGGCGCG is a window of Verrucomicrobiota bacterium DNA encoding:
- a CDS encoding transposase, with amino-acid sequence TAEGINSKIQMLKSNARGLPNFRSLRTRVLFHCGRLDLSPHTV
- the cas2e gene encoding type I-E CRISPR-associated endoribonuclease Cas2e; this encodes MTVLVANDTPPAIRGHLKRWFIEPTPNVFVGTMNVRTYRKVLDFVLRHAGTEFGLLAITSAPNCQGYQLERIGPTGKSGRNEVNLSGIPLIAEKWEADDCPF
- a CDS encoding type II toxin-antitoxin system prevent-host-death family antitoxin; translated protein: MLVTIHEAKTNLCKLIAAVEAGEEVIIARRDKPVARLVKEEPEKKKPSDGFGVGRGVISDEAVEYLTNRDALDAEITGVFESSGQEED
- a CDS encoding thioredoxin family protein; this translates as MRSLSFSALCFYFSLLLAVPTVLPAAPHRELGQVAWLRNYEEALRQSRETGKPICLLFQEVPGYQGCVQYGRETLSHPLIVQALEEAFVPVAIFNNQPGYDRKILEQFGEPAWNYQVMRFLNEQGKDLIPRKDQVWTPRATAERMIQALKAASRPVPEALEWFR